A portion of the Cryptomeria japonica chromosome 5, Sugi_1.0, whole genome shotgun sequence genome contains these proteins:
- the LOC131077966 gene encoding glycerophosphodiester phosphodiesterase GDPD2, translated as MPILSAMFPQGPNLDAAATKAASALSNMNISYAGPRMAQILGDKKLGGQQSLAIIGHRGSGKNKVIISGEAPNTRPSVMENTIKSLVQAGENGADFVEFDVQVTKDGHAVIFHDDHIIIDNKGSYIARRIGDLTLEEYLSLGFQSDGLEIQMPLVRKASDGSICRWIVNVQDCLCTLKDAFEKIPLSVGFNIELKFDDEAEVPQADLQRVISVVLREVEMYGKGRKVFYSSFHPDAVDLVRKMQAEFPVLFLTDGGTYIYKDERRNSIESAIRLCLQCGLQGIVSEVKAILENPGLVSKVKDAGLCLLTYGELNNYVEALQKQKEVNVDGVIVDHVLEIVTATQNDTSLSITSPSSDKMSSRDLPGIVKAAA; from the exons ATGCCTATCTTATCTG CAATGTTTCCACAGGGACCAAATTTAGATGCTGCTGCAACAAAAGCAGCTAGCGCCCTTTCAAATATGAATATCTCATATGCAGGCCCGCGGATGGCTCAAATTTTGGGTG ATAAAAAACTAGGTGGGCAGCAATCACTTGCTATTATAGGGCATCGTGGTTCTGGCAAGAACAAAGTTATTATCAGTGGAGAGGCTCCTAACACACGACCATCTGTTATGGAAAATACTATAAAATCTCTGGTGCAAGCTGGAGAGAATGGTGCGGATTTTGTCGAATTTGATGTACAG GTGACCAAAGACGGCCATGCTGTAATCTTCCATGATGACCACATCATAATAGACAACAAG GGGTCTTATATTGCAAGGCGTATTGGAGACCTTACTCTTGAAGAGTACCTTTCGTTAGGGTTTCAATCTGATGGTCTAGAG ATCCAAATGCCTCTAGTTAGAAAAGCATCAGATGGCAGTATCTGTAGATGGATTGTAAATGTGCAAGACTGCTTGTGTACTCTTAAGGATGCATTTGAGAAAATCCCTCTTTCTGTTGGATTCAACATAGAGTTGAAATTCGATGACGAAGCTGAGGTCCCTCAAGCAGATCTCCAAAGGGTGATTTCTGTAGTTCTAAGG GAAGTGGAAATGTATGGAAAGGGTAGAAAAGTTTTCTATTCTAGCTTTCACCCAGATGCAGTTGATTTAGTGCGAAAAATGCAAGCAGAATTCCCC GTTCTCTTCTTAACAGACGGTGGTACTTATATCTACAAGGACGAAAGAAGAAATTCAATTGAAAGTGCAATCCGTCTTTGCCTTCAAT GTGGGCTGCAAGGAATAGTGAGTGAAGTAAAAGCAATTTTAGAGAATCCTGGGTTAGTTTCTAAAGTTAAAGACGCCGGTCTATGCCTCCTCACTTATGGTGAACTGAA CAACTATGTTGAAGCTCTGCAAAAGCAAAAGGAAGTGAATGTTGATGGAGTGATAGTGGATCATGTGTTGGAGATAGTTACAGCGACTCAGAATGACACTAGTTTGTCAATAACATCACCATCCTCAGATAAAATGTCTTCAAGGGATCTTCCCGGTATCGTCAAAGCAGCTGCTTAG